One genomic region from Natrinema caseinilyticum encodes:
- the tbsP gene encoding transcriptional regulator TbsP produces the protein MASNLLNHQIDDILESVLEDASGDIYMINPSQDAIEEFIAVATGFDGDLPSVHMLADERTLKDVMDDFIVASNAADLISEGALVLRTLAEAPENSLLVTDDRVVAVVHADDRVGGLITDDASFVEDTYDTYAARWGDAKTFNLRTPPITDVRETLSEEISPSAEADFAAILDSLETARGDGDGLDEVTISLLVAAKNEALLYDISKWGEDVGIASKATFSRTKTKLEDMGLIDTEKVPIDVGRPRLRLKIGDDRLSEADNGQLATVAQSILN, from the coding sequence ATGGCTTCGAATTTACTCAATCACCAGATTGACGATATACTCGAGTCGGTTCTCGAGGATGCAAGTGGAGACATTTACATGATCAATCCCTCGCAGGATGCAATCGAGGAGTTTATCGCCGTCGCGACGGGATTCGACGGCGACCTGCCGTCGGTACACATGCTCGCCGACGAGCGGACGCTGAAAGACGTCATGGACGACTTCATCGTCGCGTCGAACGCGGCGGACCTCATCAGCGAGGGCGCACTCGTGCTCCGGACGCTCGCCGAGGCACCGGAGAACTCGCTGCTCGTCACCGACGACCGCGTCGTCGCTGTCGTTCACGCCGATGACCGTGTCGGAGGGCTCATCACCGACGACGCCAGCTTCGTCGAGGACACCTACGACACCTACGCAGCTCGATGGGGGGACGCCAAAACGTTCAACCTCCGGACACCGCCGATCACGGACGTCCGGGAGACGCTGTCAGAGGAAATCAGTCCCTCGGCGGAAGCGGACTTCGCCGCCATCCTCGATTCCCTCGAGACCGCCAGAGGCGACGGCGACGGACTCGACGAGGTCACCATTTCACTGCTCGTCGCGGCCAAGAACGAGGCGCTGTTGTACGACATCAGCAAGTGGGGAGAGGACGTCGGAATCGCGTCCAAAGCAACGTTCTCCCGAACGAAGACGAAACTCGAGGACATGGGCCTCATCGACACCGAGAAGGTCCCGATCGACGTCGGACGTCCGCGCCTCCGCCTGAAAATCGGCGACGACCGATTGAGCGAGGCCGACAACGGCCAACTCGCGACCGTCGCACAGAGCATCCTCAACTAA
- a CDS encoding class I SAM-dependent methyltransferase has product MKKSREDHAARFDEEADRYDESKSDEYRTCVDLVVEHAAPEPDDVVLDLGTGTGAIAIPLAADAARVVGRDISAGMLAEAERKAEEDGLESLEFGTGTFREPNYEGQVDIVTSNFALHHLSDEEKREAIAVIADHEPRKFVLGDVMFFGDPDPDEPFYSPEVDDPATVGVLADAFTDAGFSLSAVERVHDQVGVLVAERGHTTAGDGAE; this is encoded by the coding sequence ATGAAAAAGAGCCGTGAGGATCACGCGGCCCGGTTCGACGAGGAAGCCGATCGATACGACGAGTCGAAATCGGACGAGTACCGCACCTGCGTGGATCTCGTCGTCGAACACGCCGCCCCCGAACCCGACGACGTCGTGTTGGATCTCGGCACCGGAACGGGAGCCATCGCAATCCCGCTCGCCGCCGACGCGGCCCGTGTCGTCGGTCGCGATATCAGCGCGGGCATGCTCGCGGAAGCCGAACGAAAGGCCGAGGAGGACGGCCTCGAGTCCCTCGAGTTCGGAACCGGGACGTTTCGTGAACCGAACTACGAGGGGCAGGTCGATATCGTGACCTCGAACTTCGCCCTGCATCACCTCTCGGACGAGGAAAAACGCGAGGCGATCGCGGTCATCGCCGACCACGAGCCGCGGAAATTCGTCCTCGGGGACGTGATGTTCTTCGGCGATCCGGACCCCGACGAACCGTTCTACTCGCCCGAGGTTGACGATCCGGCGACGGTCGGAGTGCTCGCCGACGCGTTTACCGACGCGGGGTTCTCGCTTTCGGCCGTCGAGCGAGTCCACGATCAGGTCGGCGTGCTGGTCGCAGAGCGCGGTCACACGACAGCCGGCGACGGAGCGGAGTAA
- the glyA gene encoding serine hydroxymethyltransferase: MNHDQVREVDPAVADALEGEVDRQRETLQMIASENHVSEAVLDAQGSALTNKYAEGYPGERYYGGCTYADEVEQLAIDRAAELFGAEHVNVQPHSGTQANQAVYFAMLEPGDKILSLDLTHGGHLSHGHPANFTGQLYEVEQYEVDPETGYLDYDGLADHAAEFEPDIIVSGYSAYPREIEWERIQDVADDVDALHLADIAHITGLVAAGVHPSPVGVADFVTGSTHKTIRSGRGGIVMTSDEYADDIDAAVFPGGQGGPLMHNIAGKAVGFKEALEPSFEDYAAQTIANAKALGESLSENGFSLVSGGTDNHLVLVDLRDSHPDTTGGDAEEALEAAGIVLNGNTVPGETRSAFNPSGIRAGTPGLTTRGFDEDDCRTVGDLITRVVDSPDDEGVIEDVRDEVAVLCEENPLYE, from the coding sequence ATGAACCACGATCAGGTTCGCGAGGTCGATCCCGCCGTCGCCGACGCACTCGAGGGCGAGGTAGACCGCCAGCGAGAGACGCTGCAGATGATCGCCAGCGAGAATCACGTCAGCGAGGCAGTCCTCGACGCCCAGGGCAGCGCGCTCACGAACAAGTACGCGGAGGGATATCCGGGCGAGCGTTACTACGGCGGCTGTACGTACGCCGACGAAGTCGAGCAGTTGGCGATCGATCGCGCGGCGGAGCTGTTCGGCGCCGAGCACGTCAACGTTCAGCCACACTCGGGGACGCAGGCGAACCAGGCCGTCTACTTCGCCATGCTCGAGCCGGGTGACAAGATTCTCTCGCTCGATCTCACCCACGGGGGGCACCTGAGCCACGGCCACCCGGCGAACTTCACGGGACAGCTCTACGAGGTCGAACAGTACGAAGTCGATCCGGAGACGGGCTACCTGGACTACGACGGGCTGGCCGACCACGCCGCCGAGTTCGAACCGGATATCATCGTCTCGGGGTATTCTGCGTATCCGCGCGAGATCGAGTGGGAGCGCATTCAGGACGTCGCGGACGACGTCGACGCGCTCCACCTGGCGGACATCGCCCACATCACCGGGCTCGTCGCGGCGGGCGTCCACCCGTCGCCGGTCGGTGTCGCCGACTTCGTGACCGGTTCGACCCACAAGACGATCCGGTCCGGTCGCGGCGGCATCGTCATGACGAGCGACGAATACGCCGACGACATCGACGCCGCAGTCTTCCCCGGCGGCCAGGGCGGCCCGCTCATGCACAACATCGCCGGTAAAGCCGTCGGATTCAAGGAGGCCCTCGAGCCCTCGTTCGAGGACTACGCAGCGCAAACGATCGCGAACGCGAAAGCCCTGGGCGAGTCGCTCTCCGAGAACGGGTTTTCGCTGGTCTCCGGCGGCACGGACAACCACCTCGTCCTCGTCGACCTCCGCGATAGCCATCCCGACACGACCGGCGGCGACGCCGAGGAGGCTCTCGAAGCGGCCGGTATCGTCCTCAACGGAAACACGGTGCCCGGCGAGACGCGCTCGGCGTTCAACCCGAGCGGCATTCGTGCCGGGACGCCGGGACTGACCACGCGCGGCTTCGACGAGGACGACTGCCGCACAGTCGGCGATCTGATTACCCGCGTCGTCGACAGCCCGGACGACGAGGGGGTCATCGAGGACGTTCGCGACGAAGTCGCGGTGCTGTGCGAAGAGAACCCGCTGTACGAGTAG
- a CDS encoding RNase P subunit p30 family protein, giving the protein MYEAVHARPDGQSSVASVAKTAVEYGFEGVVVRNHSDARADYDAARIADEYGIDVVEGVEIRTDDRQQASGAVGNYRTSETIVGIHGGTNAMNRFAVEQPKVDVLAHPMAGDGDINHVLVKAAIENGVRIEFALGGVLRESGGRRVRIIQSLRKLREIVDHFDAPYVVSADPSSHLEIRAPRELKAVGSEVGFTDRFIEEGLAEWGRIAERNRHVQSESFIEPGVERGRYEKEP; this is encoded by the coding sequence ATGTACGAGGCCGTCCACGCCCGACCCGATGGACAGAGTTCGGTCGCCAGCGTCGCGAAAACGGCGGTCGAGTACGGGTTCGAGGGCGTGGTCGTACGCAACCACTCGGACGCGCGAGCGGACTACGACGCCGCCCGAATCGCCGACGAATACGGGATCGACGTGGTCGAGGGCGTCGAAATTCGGACAGACGATCGACAGCAGGCGAGCGGAGCCGTCGGGAACTACCGGACGTCCGAAACGATCGTGGGAATCCACGGCGGGACGAACGCCATGAATCGATTTGCCGTCGAACAGCCGAAAGTCGACGTGCTCGCACATCCGATGGCCGGCGATGGCGATATCAACCACGTGCTGGTGAAAGCCGCCATCGAAAACGGGGTCCGGATCGAGTTCGCCCTCGGTGGCGTCCTCCGGGAGAGCGGCGGTCGACGAGTCCGCATCATCCAGTCGTTACGGAAATTACGGGAGATCGTCGACCACTTCGATGCGCCGTACGTCGTCAGCGCGGATCCGAGTTCGCACCTCGAGATTCGGGCCCCTCGGGAACTGAAGGCGGTGGGTTCGGAGGTCGGGTTCACGGACCGGTTCATTGAGGAGGGGCTCGCGGAGTGGGGCCGCATCGCCGAACGCAATCGCCACGTCCAGTCCGAGTCGTTCATTGAGCCGGGGGTCGAACGGGGACGGTATGAAAAAGAGCCGTGA
- a CDS encoding transposase, with the protein MSETVTKTLQATLATPTTGKEQRLQRLLDTYREALHDAFDNRADTMSAVNDVVTPYDLPYQAKDALKSYVPKLRSTYNAEELDDEHPLRLVNRAAKFDHSGEREHGFVWQAPQPGRGTNFWIPLRINPEQESLWSDLLDGDAKAGELRLQRHRTSWELHVTVEYPVEEPTDSDDPTHIGFDVGESALITGCALKRDVPREPMMESGSRARHLRKEMHTTLKRLQERDAAEWRVDERFDHYQNALTDIVEKVSRRAVEYAESFENPVIVLEDLSYIRERLDYGKFINRRLHAWAFARLQGRIEDKATEEGIPVEYVNAAYTSQSCHACGRLGRRSQQAEFVCPHDDCHVSEFQADINAAANIASRVDPWGESVPWEPERDDSPRDGSACDSATVHRETSENPSQMTLSAYSD; encoded by the coding sequence GTGTCCGAGACGGTGACAAAGACGCTACAGGCCACGCTCGCTACGCCCACTACGGGCAAAGAGCAACGCCTACAGCGGCTCTTGGACACCTACCGCGAAGCACTCCACGACGCCTTCGACAATAGAGCCGACACAATGTCTGCCGTCAACGACGTTGTGACGCCCTACGACCTGCCGTACCAAGCCAAAGACGCGCTTAAGTCCTACGTCCCGAAACTCCGTTCGACGTACAACGCCGAGGAGTTGGACGACGAGCATCCGCTTCGACTCGTCAATCGGGCCGCGAAGTTCGACCACTCGGGGGAGCGCGAACACGGTTTTGTCTGGCAGGCCCCGCAACCCGGACGCGGAACGAACTTCTGGATTCCGCTTCGGATTAACCCCGAACAAGAATCTCTGTGGTCCGACCTGCTCGACGGAGATGCGAAGGCAGGCGAGTTGCGGCTACAGCGACACCGCACGTCGTGGGAGTTGCACGTCACCGTCGAATACCCGGTCGAAGAACCGACCGACTCGGACGACCCGACGCACATCGGTTTCGACGTAGGTGAGAGCGCGTTGATTACGGGCTGTGCCCTCAAACGCGACGTACCCCGGGAGCCGATGATGGAGAGTGGCAGTCGGGCGCGACACCTCCGCAAAGAGATGCACACCACGCTCAAGCGGCTTCAAGAACGTGACGCCGCCGAGTGGCGCGTGGACGAACGATTCGACCACTACCAGAACGCCCTGACGGATATTGTCGAGAAGGTGTCTCGGCGGGCCGTCGAATACGCCGAATCCTTCGAGAACCCCGTTATCGTCCTCGAAGACCTGTCGTACATCCGCGAACGGTTGGATTACGGCAAGTTCATCAACCGGCGGCTTCATGCGTGGGCGTTCGCACGGCTACAGGGGCGCATCGAGGACAAGGCGACGGAAGAAGGCATTCCAGTCGAGTACGTCAATGCAGCGTACACCTCGCAGTCGTGCCACGCTTGCGGTCGTCTCGGTCGGCGGAGTCAGCAAGCGGAGTTCGTGTGCCCGCACGACGATTGCCACGTGTCGGAGTTCCAAGCAGACATCAACGCGGCGGCGAATATCGCCAGTCGCGTAGACCCGTGGGGAGAGAGCGTTCCTTGGGAGCCGGAACGCGATGACTCGCCTCGGGATGGGAGCGCCTGTGACAGCGCCACAGTCCACCGGGAGACGAGCGAGAACCCCTCGCAGATGACGCTCTCGGCATACTCGGACTGA